The following is a genomic window from Atribacteraceae bacterium.
TCGACAGGTAGACACCCAGCACTTCTTTCTCGGGGCCACCCAACCACTCCGGAACGTCTTTCAGGGGAAGAATTTTAACCAGGGGCACTTCCATGCTGACCCGGTGATCCACCATTCGGGCTAGAGCCGTTGCCGCATTTCCGGCACCGATGTTCCCGATTTCCCGCAAGGCATCCAGCTGCAATTCGCTGAGATGTTCAAATGAAAAGACCATCCGCTGTCTCCTATTCGTATTTTAGATAGAAAAAAGGCAACGAATAACGAAGATGAAACATTCCCGGATTGGGAATCCGCTCCGTGCTCCCAATCCAAAGGTATCCACCCTTTTTCAGGGAATCGCTCAATTTCCGGAAGGCGGTTTTTTTCGCTTCTTCCTCGAAATAGATCACAACGTTCCGGCAGACCACCAGGTCGAAGGTTTCCTTGACCGGTTCCCGCAAGAGATCGTGTTTTTGGAAGCGAACATTTTTTTGAAGGACCGGTTTGATCCGGAACCCGCCGTCCGTTTGGGGGTAAAAAGAGCTGGATAATACATGATCTGGAACGTTTTTCAGGTGCAGCTCTTTGAAAACGGCTTCCTGAGCTTTTTCAAGGATCTCTTCGTCAATATCGGTCGCCCAGATCCAAAACGGTTTGGTGACTTTCATTTCGGTAAGGAGAATAGCGATCGAGTATGCTTCGCTGCCGATCGAACATCCGGCGCTCCAGACGTTCAATCTCGAGCCGGCGCCGGACAACAGTTCTGGAATCACTCTCTTCTCCAGATCATCGAAGCGTTCCGGATTCCGGAAAAATTCAGATACATTAATGGTGAACCGGTTTTTGAAATCCTCGAGCACCCGGGGATCGGTTTCGAGCTTTTCCAGGTATTCCGCAACGCACGTTGCTCCGGAGCGCATGAGAATGAAGGAAAGTCTCCGGCGGAGCTGATTTTCCTTGTACAGCGAAAGATCGATGCCGGTTTTTCGCAAAATGGTCTCACGCATGGATTGAACTTCAACAGCCGAGAGCATTTAAGTGGCTCCTTTCTATGTCGATGGGGGTCAAGGACATCGGGGCTCCGCCCCCCCTCACTCATGCTTTGTCCCATTCTTCGATGGCCTCCGGCATTCTTTCCAGAGCCAGCACTCGATCGGCCAATCCATTCTCGATGACTGCCTTGGGCATGCCAAAGATCAATGAGGTTTTCTCGTCCTGAGCGAGAATCTGTCCGCCCTTCTGCTTGAGGACCCGGCAACCTTCAAGGGCGTCTTTACCCATCCCGGTGAGTACCACACAACAAATACGGTCTTCAAACACCTGGACCAGCGAGAGCAAGGTCAGGTCTGCACAGGGCCTCAATCCCTTCAGCGGCGGGTCGTCGTTTAGGAGGATCCTCCGGTCCGGACTCATCAAGAGGTGTTTTCCGCCGGGAGCCAGGATAGCCTGATTCACTGATAAGCAACCACCCTGTCTTCCTTCATTCACCGTTATCACCGTGACTTCGTTCAGTCGCCGGGAGAGGCTGAGGGTAAATCCAGCGGGCATGTGCTGAACGATAATCATGCCGGCGTGTTTCAGGGGCGGGCAACCGGCCAACAAGGTATGCAAAGCCCGCGGGCCGCCGGTCGAAGAAGCGATGAATACTATCTTACGGCATTCTTCGATACCGTCCTGGACCGGGATTACCGGATGACGAGGAACAGGAGAGGCCAAAACGGAGCCGAGTCGTCCAGTGGGAATGGCTGCCGCTGCCTTAACCTTGCTGATGATTTCCCCGGTCTTGTTCTCAATGTCCAGAGAAATGCTCCCGGAGGGTTTTTGAATGAAATCAAGCGCCCCTTCCGCCAAGGCCTGAATGGTCGTCACGCTCCCTTCCCCGGTCAAGGCACTCAACATGATGATTCTATGGGCTTTTCGGGATAACACTTTTCCCAAAAATGTCAGTCCATCCATGCGGGGCATCTCGACATCAAGCAAAATAACGTCCGGCTCAAGACTTTGCAGTTTTTCCAGAGCGTCAATACCATCCCGGGCTGTAGCGATCACTGCGATATCCGAATCCTGCGCGAGAATATCGGAAACCACTTTGCGCATGAAGGCGGAATCGTCTACCACCATCACCGTAATCGGCTTCATCGCTGGAGCAATCCTTTTCGTTTCAGCTCGATCTGCCTACGAAAAATGAATTTGATGACTTTTTCCCGGTCGCCTTCCATGATCTCGGTAAACCGGAAAGCCCGGAGGTTTGTATCATCTTCACGTAGCGTTACGCCCTTGCCCATGAGCTTTTCTTCATTGAATTCCAAGCAAAAGAACACTTCATCACCCTTTTCGGGATATGATCCCTTTTCGGTAAAAACCACGAGCATCCCGCCTCCGCTTAGGTTTTTGGTCATCCCTTTCCAAGTAAGAAGTCCCTTTTTCAGAGAAACCGGCAGGGACACATCGAGGCGGACATAATCACGGCGTTGCATGCGGACTACAGACGCAGGCATCCCGATGATCAGAAAGGCCATGTTGCCCCGCTTGACCCGATCTTTCACTTCACTGTTGAACACATAGATCTCGTTTTTGGAGATCAGGAAAACCTCAATTGTCTCTCCCGGGCTCACCGGAACAAGCTCACCTTGTTCTTGGGGCGCGGCAATCCAAAGATTGTCTTTCACGATATTCTCCAGGCGGCTGGAGTGGTAATGAATGATTGTTTCTCCTTTTTCATCCCGGCCTAGGATACCCAGGCTGAGCAAGCGGTTCGGTGCGAAGATCGCCTCCGGGTTCATTCACTGCCTCCCTCAGCCGATCCCGGTACGACGAGACCTTCTACCTTGATTTCGAAATCCCGGGGTATCTCTTCATAGGAGAGGGTAACCAGTTGAGGTATGTAACCACTCAAGATATTTCGTAAACCCCGTCTCATTTTACCAGTCGTCACCAGGATTGGGAAATGACCCAAGCTCACCATCCGTTCGATATTCCGGCTGATAGATTCCAAGATCCGGCGGAACGTGGCTGGCTCCAGTATTTCACCGCCTTCGATCACCTTGGCTAGAAATCCTTCCAACTTGGCATCAAGGGTGAGAACATGCATGATATTATTTTCCCCGAGATAAGGTGAACAGAGCGCTCTTCCCAGCTTACG
Proteins encoded in this region:
- a CDS encoding protein-glutamate O-methyltransferase CheR, with product MLSAVEVQSMRETILRKTGIDLSLYKENQLRRRLSFILMRSGATCVAEYLEKLETDPRVLEDFKNRFTINVSEFFRNPERFDDLEKRVIPELLSGAGSRLNVWSAGCSIGSEAYSIAILLTEMKVTKPFWIWATDIDEEILEKAQEAVFKELHLKNVPDHVLSSSFYPQTDGGFRIKPVLQKNVRFQKHDLLREPVKETFDLVVCRNVVIYFEEEAKKTAFRKLSDSLKKGGYLWIGSTERIPNPGMFHLRYSLPFFYLKYE
- a CDS encoding chemotaxis response regulator protein-glutamate methylesterase, translating into MKPITVMVVDDSAFMRKVVSDILAQDSDIAVIATARDGIDALEKLQSLEPDVILLDVEMPRMDGLTFLGKVLSRKAHRIIMLSALTGEGSVTTIQALAEGALDFIQKPSGSISLDIENKTGEIISKVKAAAAIPTGRLGSVLASPVPRHPVIPVQDGIEECRKIVFIASSTGGPRALHTLLAGCPPLKHAGMIIVQHMPAGFTLSLSRRLNEVTVITVNEGRQGGCLSVNQAILAPGGKHLLMSPDRRILLNDDPPLKGLRPCADLTLLSLVQVFEDRICCVVLTGMGKDALEGCRVLKQKGGQILAQDEKTSLIFGMPKAVIENGLADRVLALERMPEAIEEWDKA
- a CDS encoding flagellar brake domain-containing protein, which produces MNPEAIFAPNRLLSLGILGRDEKGETIIHYHSSRLENIVKDNLWIAAPQEQGELVPVSPGETIEVFLISKNEIYVFNSEVKDRVKRGNMAFLIIGMPASVVRMQRRDYVRLDVSLPVSLKKGLLTWKGMTKNLSGGGMLVVFTEKGSYPEKGDEVFFCLEFNEEKLMGKGVTLREDDTNLRAFRFTEIMEGDREKVIKFIFRRQIELKRKGLLQR